In one window of bacterium DNA:
- a CDS encoding T9SS type A sorting domain-containing protein, giving the protein MKPKIGLLSLLVLLLVAPSLALAASTHISVAVNVDAANDIGANSYGVISSFVVTNILGGQTVKVTKFKLDGTLGGGNLTAASAQIDSVEVWIDNNRDGKLQRLGETHDTCIGTASGFGSEVNNTYITLTSGEQVNIPDAQVQYFLVVLKTKPTLTDGKVTNVGVTVYDGATPTAGDVALAAGLADNIAIVATHLKWVAGEYYPKLNGTSTNFVKASANMLKAVDDYDNVDAGFGDTVRFGVYSYNTLDNLTADATFLATNGAGADIKSNQAVTSATFVGGLLVSTSASVAGAEVKSIKYTNASYANVPIILVAQTVTYKLEGSVTVYNGTTYPVQVPALAVSRGIEVYDTDRNGHIDHVTMFFNVPVAVGTATNNDFTVGGGYLLSGAPVTNFDAGGTGIKNAGEYGVTLTLTEKMDTYDTAVTPDVQFSGGANKITDIGGSQSVVSWASAQAVEVDRARPILIDAYTRDTGIGAGEAKNGLLDGIEFVFSEPIRNVSAGTDTTGVLFYINQVQGTSFNQGSGSSSESKWIVPLAETSPNTGLTPTIIVNDVTGATVNRYITDFAKTAAGAFFYNRFFPDNTDYSDYKTLETRDGAPMVVSSVRTRDIGAAGGGGTGSTANNGKLDAIEVIFSENAIVPGGDGVQFFTDVAGFSSTNNGLYTIEAGIGGSGASYTFKITESTSTTVFDSEALPKFAYEPSTGKITDSAGNALQKYGIGAAEHPATVDGIAPVVVKVLTQDAYTDTSRYGNSSFEAEGADGRVDGVKVIFSEKVMTPGGAHFDGATTQRDNTIDQFTITHALTASEGLRVLLKSAEAFGKPTWADKSENGDTWTELTIYFKEASNLSTGMKNGGDTGMLPTVAYAPSATTTYNIKDYSTLSNNLYSTIAAGNIKDGAKPFLISGITNGWGAEAFSNIITFDVNADVDGLAERGRTGENDGNGNGYLEGFELRFSEVINSVGGVAAAGPYTGANVKYFVADTLFGDQTITFDDATAKMEAKSGDASIWYITGINNKKGGPNTGVTPTLKYTYNDAMIVKDSDGNKLATFDPKPSYDGAAPVVYTVNRGATDRDLVFTFSEQIWGHYSNGVNCPVDSINVASNTLFGYENTGTPTSASGFTSAIVTQIAANQLNAKLNADLIAGDIKNDLVWIRMNALYDNANANESGLADNLTTASTSGTDIKIAIFDDVVAPWIIGAWTVDADGNGLVDHIKIQFSEAMKDTLAKGYISQNTMSNDVSASWKLSGYNGTLRWNFFNNDNAGKKASIAAGKPVFSNAGTNLAVASGYNDDIMYLELEEDKAPVYSISGYGSTGWVPTITWGTGTNAPGLGDLAKNVLDVASTVTSPSSLAATNGAVIDDVQPVIMKAVYASGKTTLYFSEAISDTAKSIECDTFLVLDTYAFICDNRSSSYNISTGASKHATALGGKLWLSPGVLEIPMLSSWTWDATKAYGIQISNAVYTAECLFKDSRVQDTKKEGLEYAADPYSPAKMYYVYNEFCPTPYKDLTCYDTHGLVLIEGVSSIALTSLTSATTTKAGVAVDVKWSSTLVDSVDVYQSTDYGVTFTMIPGSRTAASANKYVWTATSGVDKLRIVSATDATIKATSAVLTILGGTGGDTGLPIAAPTELALKDVPGDNGHWFIATFKPVTDSRVKSYQFYREMTFALTDTTSEKQWVYSAVVPKTAVGTDGMARVLVPSVVNGTMKWAVAASSGDVVSDFGIATKESDEAVAMLVEGAAKAADGMIVSALSEAAEGGAIDNIAPSPITVFAADDNEGANTGVLLSWTAPEDHGIVGYYGWAGVGQHPIYGVEKYEVYRKAAGSATYELVGFAGPLSTSYIDAVKDASTVYSYYVKATDLTNAVETKKSNAMAFAGGADFTSDGVVGLGDLVLFGSNWAAKKTDATWVSAFDLNKDGEVGLGDLVLLGSAWSQTSKAAKALPMSNDVALGLTASYDQTTATYILNISASEVEGLNGLGLTLSYDTEALQLVNDGISGLGTVNVTRETEPGMLSINSYFKEGEFNGGITIAFTSKGTNKDLNFELVDASVAINSTVSAVSELANVTLNAVPTVYSLAQNFPNPFNPTTTIEYSIPQSGNVSLVIYNMAGQKVRTLVNENQSAAFKKVVWDGKNELGESVAAGLYFYKLVSGNFTKIQKMTLIK; this is encoded by the coding sequence ATGAAACCAAAGATTGGTTTATTATCTTTATTAGTTCTTTTACTGGTTGCACCATCTTTAGCGCTTGCTGCATCGACCCATATCAGCGTTGCTGTCAACGTTGATGCGGCGAACGACATCGGCGCGAACAGCTATGGTGTAATCAGCTCGTTTGTAGTAACGAATATTCTTGGAGGCCAGACTGTCAAGGTTACCAAGTTCAAACTTGATGGTACACTCGGCGGCGGTAACCTTACCGCGGCAAGTGCTCAGATTGATTCCGTTGAAGTCTGGATTGACAACAACCGTGACGGCAAACTCCAGCGTCTCGGCGAAACCCACGACACCTGCATAGGTACTGCGTCGGGTTTCGGCTCGGAAGTTAACAATACGTATATTACGCTCACTTCGGGTGAGCAGGTCAATATTCCTGACGCTCAGGTTCAGTATTTCCTCGTTGTCCTCAAGACAAAACCGACCCTGACCGATGGAAAGGTGACGAATGTCGGCGTCACGGTTTACGACGGTGCAACACCGACCGCCGGTGATGTCGCACTCGCAGCCGGACTTGCTGACAACATCGCGATCGTTGCCACACATCTGAAGTGGGTTGCGGGTGAGTATTACCCGAAACTCAACGGCACATCCACCAATTTCGTCAAAGCCAGCGCCAATATGCTTAAAGCTGTCGACGATTACGATAACGTTGATGCGGGTTTTGGTGATACTGTTCGTTTCGGCGTATACAGCTACAATACGCTCGATAACCTGACTGCCGATGCAACTTTCTTGGCAACAAACGGTGCCGGCGCTGATATCAAGTCAAATCAGGCCGTAACCTCAGCTACGTTTGTGGGCGGTCTTCTTGTCTCTACATCCGCTTCCGTTGCGGGCGCCGAGGTGAAATCGATTAAGTATACCAATGCCTCGTATGCCAATGTGCCGATCATTCTCGTTGCACAGACGGTTACGTATAAGCTCGAAGGTTCGGTAACGGTGTATAACGGAACCACGTACCCTGTACAGGTACCGGCGCTTGCAGTATCGCGCGGTATCGAGGTGTACGATACCGACCGTAACGGCCATATTGACCATGTGACGATGTTCTTCAACGTACCGGTCGCCGTGGGAACCGCAACCAACAATGATTTCACGGTTGGCGGCGGATATCTGCTCTCAGGCGCTCCTGTGACCAACTTCGATGCGGGCGGCACCGGAATCAAGAACGCCGGCGAGTATGGCGTAACGCTGACGCTCACAGAGAAGATGGATACATATGATACGGCGGTTACACCGGATGTTCAGTTCTCCGGCGGAGCCAACAAGATCACGGATATCGGTGGAAGTCAGTCGGTGGTCTCATGGGCCTCGGCGCAGGCGGTCGAGGTTGACCGTGCACGGCCGATTCTCATCGACGCTTACACGAGAGACACCGGAATCGGCGCCGGAGAGGCGAAGAACGGTTTACTCGACGGTATCGAGTTCGTTTTCTCCGAGCCTATAAGGAATGTGAGCGCCGGAACTGATACGACCGGTGTTCTGTTCTATATCAACCAGGTTCAAGGTACATCGTTCAACCAGGGCAGCGGGTCCAGCTCCGAAAGCAAGTGGATTGTTCCTCTTGCCGAAACATCCCCGAACACTGGTCTGACGCCCACTATCATTGTCAACGATGTTACCGGTGCAACTGTAAACCGGTATATCACCGACTTTGCGAAGACCGCTGCAGGAGCCTTCTTCTACAACAGGTTCTTCCCGGATAACACGGATTACTCCGATTATAAGACTCTTGAGACCCGTGACGGCGCTCCTATGGTCGTTTCGAGTGTCAGGACCCGTGACATCGGCGCAGCAGGCGGCGGCGGTACCGGATCGACTGCAAATAACGGAAAACTCGACGCAATCGAGGTCATTTTCTCCGAAAACGCTATCGTTCCGGGCGGCGACGGTGTACAGTTCTTTACCGATGTTGCCGGCTTCTCGAGCACGAACAACGGTCTGTATACCATCGAAGCCGGTATCGGCGGATCCGGTGCTTCGTATACATTCAAGATTACGGAAAGCACCTCGACAACCGTATTCGACTCTGAAGCGTTGCCGAAGTTTGCATACGAGCCGTCTACAGGAAAGATCACGGATTCGGCCGGTAACGCACTCCAGAAATACGGAATCGGCGCTGCCGAGCATCCGGCCACAGTTGACGGTATTGCGCCTGTTGTCGTGAAAGTTCTGACACAGGATGCCTATACCGACACCTCGCGGTACGGTAACAGCTCGTTCGAAGCTGAAGGTGCTGATGGCCGTGTTGACGGTGTCAAGGTAATCTTCTCCGAGAAGGTGATGACGCCCGGAGGAGCACATTTTGACGGCGCTACGACACAGCGTGACAATACAATCGACCAGTTCACCATTACCCATGCTCTGACAGCCAGTGAAGGACTGCGGGTGCTTCTGAAATCCGCAGAGGCTTTCGGTAAACCGACATGGGCGGATAAATCCGAGAATGGCGATACCTGGACGGAACTCACCATTTACTTCAAGGAAGCTTCGAACTTATCGACCGGCATGAAGAATGGCGGCGATACGGGTATGCTTCCCACAGTGGCCTATGCGCCAAGCGCGACAACAACGTACAATATCAAAGATTACTCGACCCTCTCGAATAATCTGTATTCGACGATTGCCGCGGGCAACATTAAAGACGGTGCCAAACCGTTCCTCATTTCCGGTATAACTAACGGATGGGGTGCCGAAGCTTTCTCGAACATCATCACATTCGATGTGAACGCTGATGTCGATGGTCTCGCCGAACGCGGCCGGACCGGCGAAAACGACGGTAACGGCAACGGATATCTCGAAGGATTCGAACTCAGGTTCTCCGAGGTTATCAACAGTGTTGGCGGTGTTGCGGCTGCTGGTCCTTATACCGGCGCTAACGTCAAGTATTTCGTCGCCGATACACTCTTTGGCGATCAGACGATTACCTTTGACGATGCGACTGCTAAGATGGAAGCCAAATCAGGCGATGCATCGATCTGGTATATAACCGGTATAAACAATAAGAAGGGCGGACCCAACACAGGTGTTACCCCGACCCTGAAGTACACGTACAACGATGCCATGATAGTCAAGGACAGCGATGGCAACAAGCTCGCCACGTTCGATCCTAAACCTTCGTATGATGGCGCGGCGCCGGTTGTGTATACGGTAAACCGCGGCGCAACGGACCGTGACCTTGTATTCACGTTCTCCGAGCAGATTTGGGGACATTATTCGAACGGTGTGAACTGCCCCGTTGACTCGATCAATGTGGCTTCCAATACCCTGTTCGGGTATGAGAACACCGGCACCCCGACGAGCGCAAGCGGCTTCACATCTGCGATCGTTACCCAGATCGCGGCCAATCAGCTCAATGCGAAGCTCAATGCCGATCTGATTGCAGGCGATATCAAGAACGATCTCGTCTGGATCAGGATGAATGCACTCTATGACAATGCAAATGCCAATGAGTCAGGACTCGCTGACAATTTGACGACTGCATCCACATCGGGTACAGATATCAAGATCGCTATCTTCGACGATGTCGTTGCTCCGTGGATTATTGGCGCGTGGACTGTCGACGCTGACGGTAACGGACTGGTCGACCACATCAAGATCCAGTTCTCCGAAGCGATGAAGGATACGCTTGCCAAGGGTTACATTTCACAGAATACCATGTCGAACGATGTTTCGGCGTCATGGAAGCTTTCCGGCTACAACGGAACGCTGCGCTGGAACTTCTTCAACAACGACAATGCAGGGAAGAAAGCCTCTATAGCCGCAGGAAAACCGGTATTTTCCAATGCTGGTACCAATCTTGCGGTTGCTTCCGGCTATAACGATGACATCATGTACCTCGAGCTCGAAGAAGATAAAGCGCCGGTTTATTCCATTTCCGGATACGGTTCGACCGGATGGGTTCCGACGATCACCTGGGGCACCGGTACCAACGCTCCGGGTCTTGGCGACCTTGCGAAGAACGTACTTGATGTAGCTTCGACCGTAACGAGCCCGAGCTCGCTCGCGGCAACGAACGGCGCGGTTATCGACGATGTCCAGCCTGTTATCATGAAGGCTGTCTACGCATCCGGAAAGACCACGCTGTACTTCAGCGAGGCGATTTCCGATACCGCGAAGTCGATCGAGTGCGATACTTTCTTAGTGCTCGATACCTATGCATTTATCTGTGACAACCGTTCGAGCAGCTACAATATATCGACTGGTGCTTCAAAGCATGCGACTGCTCTCGGTGGCAAACTGTGGCTCAGTCCGGGTGTTCTGGAAATCCCCATGCTGTCGAGCTGGACTTGGGATGCAACCAAGGCATACGGCATCCAGATCAGCAATGCTGTTTATACAGCAGAATGTTTATTCAAAGACAGCAGGGTGCAGGACACCAAGAAGGAAGGATTAGAGTACGCTGCTGATCCTTATAGCCCTGCAAAGATGTACTATGTCTACAACGAATTCTGTCCGACACCGTACAAAGATTTGACCTGCTATGACACTCACGGACTCGTGCTGATCGAAGGTGTATCGTCGATTGCACTCACTTCGCTTACGAGTGCTACCACCACAAAAGCGGGCGTTGCCGTCGATGTCAAGTGGTCTTCAACTCTGGTGGACAGTGTTGATGTCTATCAGTCGACCGATTACGGTGTAACCTTCACCATGATTCCCGGTTCGCGTACTGCTGCTTCGGCTAATAAGTACGTATGGACCGCGACATCCGGTGTTGACAAACTCAGAATCGTGTCGGCAACCGATGCAACGATCAAAGCCACATCCGCAGTTCTGACCATTCTCGGCGGAACCGGCGGAGATACGGGACTGCCGATTGCCGCCCCGACGGAACTTGCACTCAAGGACGTTCCGGGTGACAACGGACACTGGTTCATCGCAACCTTCAAGCCTGTGACTGATTCCCGTGTCAAGTCCTACCAGTTCTACAGAGAGATGACGTTTGCTCTCACCGATACGACCTCTGAAAAACAGTGGGTCTACTCGGCAGTGGTTCCCAAGACCGCGGTTGGCACTGATGGAATGGCCAGAGTTCTGGTACCGTCGGTTGTCAATGGCACCATGAAGTGGGCAGTTGCCGCTTCCTCCGGCGATGTAGTTTCCGATTTCGGAATTGCAACGAAGGAAAGCGACGAAGCAGTTGCCATGCTGGTCGAAGGCGCTGCGAAGGCTGCTGATGGAATGATCGTATCCGCCCTGAGCGAAGCTGCCGAAGGCGGCGCGATCGATAACATCGCCCCGAGCCCGATAACCGTATTTGCCGCTGATGACAACGAAGGTGCAAACACCGGTGTTCTGCTGAGCTGGACTGCGCCCGAGGATCACGGTATTGTCGGTTACTACGGATGGGCCGGTGTCGGTCAGCATCCGATTTACGGTGTCGAGAAATATGAAGTTTACAGAAAGGCTGCCGGATCCGCTACATATGAATTAGTAGGATTCGCCGGACCGCTGTCGACCTCGTACATTGACGCTGTTAAAGACGCTTCGACAGTTTATTCATACTATGTAAAGGCTACAGACCTTACCAATGCCGTAGAGACCAAGAAGTCCAACGCCATGGCATTTGCCGGCGGTGCCGACTTTACCTCGGACGGCGTTGTCGGTCTTGGCGACCTCGTGCTCTTCGGAAGCAACTGGGCTGCCAAGAAGACCGATGCCACCTGGGTGTCCGCGTTCGATCTGAACAAGGACGGCGAGGTTGGACTCGGCGATCTGGTGCTCCTCGGCTCTGCATGGTCTCAGACCAGCAAGGCTGCAAAGGCTCTTCCGATGTCGAACGATGTCGCTCTTGGCTTGACCGCATCGTATGATCAGACTACCGCTACCTACATCCTCAACATCAGCGCTTCCGAAGTTGAAGGACTGAACGGTCTCGGTCTGACCCTGTCGTACGATACAGAAGCTCTGCAGCTTGTCAATGACGGAATTTCGGGACTTGGTACAGTCAATGTCACCAGGGAAACCGAGCCCGGCATGCTCTCCATCAATTCGTACTTCAAGGAAGGTGAATTCAATGGCGGAATCACCATTGCCTTCACATCCAAGGGCACGAATAAAGACCTGAACTTTGAGCTCGTGGATGCCAGTGTTGCGATTAACAGCACTGTCAGCGCTGTCAGCGAACTTGCAAATGTAACTCTCAATGCGGTTCCGACAGTGTACTCACTCGCTCAGAACTTCCCGAACCCGTTCAACCCGACCACGACGATCGAATACTCGATCCCGCAGTCTGGTAATGTATCGCTTGTTATCTACAATATGGCCGGTCAGAAGGTCCGCACACTGGTTAATGAAAATCAGTCTGCCGCCTTCAAGAAGGTCGTTTGGGATGGCAAGAATGAACTGGGCGAGTCGGTAGCAGCAGGTCTGTACTTCTACAAGCTGGTCTCTGGTAACTTTACCAAGATCCAGAAGATGACGCTGATCAAGTAA
- a CDS encoding fumarate hydratase C-terminal domain-containing protein, giving the protein MGIDIIRMTTPLDRKALAGLKAGDRVSLSGDVLVFRDEVHRILCGKIGEGIALPFDLKDRALYYCGPTPARNGMPVGSAGPTTSGRMDRFTGPLLARGLAMTIGKGNRSAEIVQLLQKHRAVYLVAVGGTGALIARHITASRIIAFPELGTEAAREFTVIDLPLIVGMDMYGGNAFV; this is encoded by the coding sequence ATGGGCATTGATATTATACGAATGACAACACCGCTTGACCGGAAGGCACTGGCCGGGCTCAAGGCTGGCGACCGTGTCAGTCTCAGCGGCGATGTGCTGGTATTCCGTGACGAAGTCCACCGAATACTGTGCGGAAAGATCGGCGAGGGAATTGCACTGCCGTTCGATCTCAAAGACAGGGCGCTCTATTACTGCGGACCGACACCCGCCCGTAACGGCATGCCGGTGGGATCGGCCGGCCCGACAACTTCCGGCAGGATGGACAGATTTACCGGGCCGCTCCTCGCCCGGGGGCTTGCAATGACCATCGGCAAGGGAAACCGTTCGGCGGAGATTGTGCAACTGCTTCAAAAACACCGCGCTGTGTACCTTGTCGCTGTGGGTGGAACCGGCGCGCTGATCGCCCGACATATAACGGCATCGAGGATTATCGCATTTCCGGAACTGGGCACCGAAGCGGCGCGCGAATTTACTGTTATAGATTTACCGTTGATTGTTGGTATGGATATGTATGGTGGAAATGCGTTTGTGTAG
- a CDS encoding fumarate hydratase — MKIISYDTVVKEVSKLVAETNYNLPQDVRKGIEHQRERETIPLVASILDQIIENFHIASSDCLPLCQDTGIAVFFAEVGDNVSVDGDGLGSAINEGTRKGYRDGALRMSVVRDPLNRVNTGDNTPAVIHYTVIPGETLSLVFCPKGAGCENMSRTAMLNPGDGRDGVVNFILDTVRAADGKPCPPVIVGVGLGGDFEYSALLSKRALLRTLGSRHPDQFYADLETELLRKINELGIGPMGLGGDSTALDIFIETAPCHIASLPAAVNIQCHSARHGEIVF, encoded by the coding sequence ATGAAAATCATTTCCTACGATACCGTTGTTAAAGAAGTTTCTAAGCTCGTTGCCGAAACCAACTACAATCTGCCGCAGGATGTTCGCAAGGGGATCGAACACCAGCGTGAAAGGGAAACCATCCCTCTGGTGGCATCGATTCTCGACCAGATCATCGAAAACTTTCACATCGCATCCTCCGACTGCCTGCCGCTCTGTCAGGACACGGGAATTGCCGTTTTTTTCGCGGAGGTCGGCGACAATGTCAGTGTGGACGGGGATGGTCTCGGGTCAGCGATAAACGAAGGCACACGAAAAGGATACCGTGACGGCGCACTCAGAATGTCGGTCGTACGGGATCCCCTGAACCGGGTGAACACAGGCGATAATACTCCTGCTGTCATACACTATACTGTTATACCGGGGGAGACGCTTTCACTGGTGTTTTGCCCGAAAGGCGCGGGTTGTGAAAATATGAGCAGAACTGCCATGCTTAATCCCGGGGACGGGCGTGACGGAGTAGTCAATTTCATTCTCGACACGGTACGGGCGGCGGACGGTAAACCATGTCCCCCGGTTATTGTCGGCGTCGGACTGGGCGGTGATTTCGAGTATTCGGCGCTCCTGTCGAAACGGGCTCTTCTCAGGACTCTCGGCAGCCGTCACCCCGATCAGTTCTATGCCGACCTGGAGACGGAACTGCTCCGAAAAATCAACGAGCTCGGTATCGGTCCGATGGGTCTCGGCGGAGATTCAACGGCTCTCGATATTTTTATCGAAACGGCGCCGTGCCATATCGCGAGCCTTCCGGCGGCGGTGAACATACAGTGTCATTCGGCCCGTCACGGGGAAATAGTATTCTGA
- a CDS encoding MBL fold metallo-hydrolase, with translation MRLTWFGHSSFKVVTSSGTALITDPYKPSERLTYTPINSMADVVTVSHDHWDHSSVDEVLGSPAIVRNPGSTDVRGIHIEGFSSFHDERDGTLRGKNIIFRIEADNITLIHMGDLGYIPSDETLSAFENAEVIMIPSGGVYTIGPLDAWRILDTLKPNIIIPMHFLNSKNSFLKYTVDDFITYTSGIPVSVERHTVTVEDILSRHESTVLVMESAR, from the coding sequence ATGAGGCTTACATGGTTTGGACACAGTTCTTTCAAAGTAGTTACCTCGTCGGGAACTGCGCTCATTACCGACCCGTATAAACCATCCGAGCGTTTGACGTATACCCCTATTAATTCAATGGCCGATGTGGTGACTGTCAGTCACGATCATTGGGATCACAGTTCTGTCGATGAAGTCTTGGGTTCTCCCGCAATAGTCAGAAATCCGGGAAGTACTGATGTGAGAGGGATTCATATCGAGGGATTTTCTTCATTCCATGATGAAAGGGATGGTACGCTTCGCGGAAAAAACATCATTTTCAGAATTGAAGCAGATAATATAACCCTCATTCATATGGGTGACCTGGGTTATATACCTTCGGATGAAACACTCTCTGCTTTCGAAAACGCCGAGGTTATCATGATACCGTCCGGAGGGGTATACACGATAGGCCCGCTCGATGCATGGAGAATACTGGATACACTTAAACCGAATATAATAATTCCGATGCATTTTCTGAATTCGAAAAACTCTTTTCTCAAATATACCGTGGACGATTTTATCACGTATACTTCCGGTATTCCTGTCAGTGTCGAACGGCATACCGTTACGGTCGAAGATATTCTGAGCAGGCACGAATCCACCGTGCTCGTCATGGAAAGCGCCCGATGA
- the rpmA gene encoding 50S ribosomal protein L27, whose product MAHKKGVGSSRNGRDSAGQRLGIKRFGGQVVSAGSILVRQHGTKFHPGNNVGMGRDCTLFALVDGRVVFERSGRTRKKISVYSAE is encoded by the coding sequence ATGGCACATAAAAAAGGTGTTGGAAGCTCGAGAAACGGCAGGGATTCTGCGGGTCAGCGGCTTGGTATCAAGCGGTTTGGCGGGCAGGTTGTTTCGGCCGGCAGCATTCTTGTCCGTCAGCACGGAACAAAGTTCCATCCGGGAAACAATGTCGGCATGGGAAGAGATTGTACGCTTTTCGCCCTTGTAGACGGCAGAGTGGTTTTCGAGCGTTCCGGCAGAACACGGAAAAAGATCAGTGTATATTCGGCCGAATAA
- the rplU gene encoding 50S ribosomal protein L21 — MYAVVNIKGFQYKLEKGETIRVPRFDLEVGKKVKLSEVLLIADGEKITIGKPFVEGAVVEATITDQGKYDKVIVFKKMRRKDYSVKRGHRQDFSELSVDKIKISASKRAAKAAEDTPETPKTDNAPPVAEAQEDKS; from the coding sequence ATGTATGCAGTTGTTAATATAAAGGGATTCCAGTACAAACTGGAAAAAGGGGAAACGATCCGTGTTCCCAGATTTGACCTTGAAGTCGGGAAAAAGGTGAAGCTCTCCGAGGTTCTTCTTATTGCTGACGGCGAAAAGATCACTATCGGTAAACCATTTGTCGAGGGTGCGGTTGTCGAAGCAACGATCACCGACCAGGGTAAGTACGATAAGGTTATCGTATTCAAGAAAATGCGGCGTAAGGATTATTCGGTAAAACGGGGACATCGCCAGGATTTTTCCGAATTATCGGTTGACAAGATAAAAATCAGTGCTTCAAAACGAGCTGCGAAAGCTGCCGAGGATACACCCGAAACTCCTAAAACCGACAATGCTCCTCCTGTTGCCGAAGCGCAGGAAGATAAATCATAA
- a CDS encoding HDOD domain-containing protein translates to MTRKEDVNPKLLNIVSAVLDIFPELPDSVQKIMTMVYDPKTSSREIAEIAAADPVLVSNILRKLNSAYYQIDRKIEDINFAIIVMGFNEIRDLAIQTGLVKKLGGEMIGGEYDARELSAHIYMVSICVEELSGKNSKDTGILMSLGMLHDIGKFALHMIKTHEMRLGIEMKGSSDQKSYATLLQHEESVYGVNHAIVGGILAEKWNLSDRFQKVIEYHHYPSFYPLDSVPSQYREDVALISIADYMANSLIFSHTLIPQPHPSYFKILGFDTNVENLVTPALHKKFARVKEFISNIVLVD, encoded by the coding sequence ATGACCCGAAAGGAAGATGTCAATCCCAAGCTTCTGAACATCGTAAGCGCAGTGCTTGATATTTTCCCGGAGCTGCCCGATTCGGTTCAGAAGATCATGACGATGGTGTATGATCCCAAAACCAGTTCCCGTGAAATCGCCGAAATTGCCGCCGCAGATCCTGTGCTGGTGAGCAACATACTCAGGAAACTCAATTCGGCCTATTATCAGATCGACCGTAAGATCGAGGACATCAATTTTGCAATCATTGTCATGGGATTCAATGAGATCAGGGATCTTGCCATACAGACGGGTCTTGTAAAAAAGCTCGGCGGTGAAATGATTGGCGGAGAATACGATGCCCGCGAGCTGAGCGCCCATATTTATATGGTATCGATCTGTGTTGAGGAACTGAGCGGCAAAAACAGCAAGGATACGGGAATACTGATGTCTCTGGGCATGCTCCACGACATAGGGAAGTTCGCTCTTCATATGATCAAAACACATGAAATGAGACTGGGAATCGAGATGAAAGGTTCGAGTGATCAGAAGTCGTATGCCACGCTTCTCCAGCATGAAGAAAGTGTCTATGGCGTCAATCATGCCATTGTGGGCGGTATACTGGCTGAGAAATGGAATCTGTCCGACCGGTTTCAGAAGGTGATTGAATATCACCATTATCCTTCATTTTACCCGCTCGACTCCGTCCCGTCACAATACCGTGAGGATGTGGCTTTGATCAGTATCGCGGATTATATGGCGAACAGCCTCATTTTCAGCCATACCCTGATTCCCCAGCCTCACCCCTCATATTTTAAAATTCTGGGATTTGACACGAATGTTGAAAACCTTGTAACGCCGGCCCTCCATAAAAAGTTCGCGCGCGTTAAAGAATTTATTTCGAACATTGTGTTGGTCGATTGA